Within the Bacillus pumilus genome, the region CCAGTTGCCGAAACTCTTTTGGTGACTGGTTGTTTAATTTCAATTGAATTCGGATATTGTTATAATAATCAATATACCTGTGACGCCCGTAGGACCAGTAGCACCAGTGATACCTGTGACGCCAGTAGGTCCGGTAGCACCAGTGATTCCTGTTGCACCAGTAGGTCCGGTTGAACCTGTGATACCTGTGGCCCCAGTAGGTCCGGTTGAACCTGTGATACCTGTGATACCTGTGGCTCCAGTCGGACCGGTAGCACCAGTGATTCCTGTAGAACCAGTCGGACCAGTTGGTCCAGTGCTACCCGTGGCACCCGTAGATCCAGTTGAACCAGTGATACCTGTTGCACCAGTAGGTCCGGTAACACCAGTGATACCTGTGCTGCCAGTAGATCCGGTAGTACCAGTGATACCTGTGACGCCCGTAGGACCAGTAGCACCAGTGATACCTGTGACGCCAGTAGATCCGGTAACCCCAGTGATACCAGTCGCACCAGTAGTTCCGGTAGCCCCAGTGATTCCTGTCACACCAGTAGGACCAGTTGGTCCAGTGATTCCCGTAGCCCCAGTAGATCCGGTTGAACCTGTGATACCTGTGGCACCCGTAGCTCCAGTTGAACCAGTGATTCCTGTAGAACCAGTAGGACCAGTGCTGCCTGTCACACCAGTAGATCCAGTTGAACCAGTGATTCCCGTGACGCCAGTAGGTCCAGTTGAACCAGTGATACCAGTCGCTCCAGTCGGACCAGTTGGTCCAGTGCTACCTGTGGAACCAGTTGCACCAGTAGAACCAGTTGCACCAGTGATTCCTGTAACTCCAGTAGAACCTGAAACACCAGGTGCTGCCAAAAGCGTATAATCCGGGGACGTATCTGGCGTACCTAAAGGTGGAGCAGAGTCCACAATATACGTACCACCTTCATAAGTGACCACTTGACCGATTGAATATGTTGATGCTCTTGCTGGATCATATGCTTCAATACCACTTAATCCTATCCCTGTAGGACCAGTCGGACCAGTTTCCCCAGAAGCTGCCAAAAGGGTATAATCGGGGGAAAGTCCAGGTATTCCTGAGGGAGCATCTACATTGGCAATATAAGTACTGCCATTAAACGTGACGACTTGACCCGCCTCGTAATCTTGTGATTGTGAGGGGTTAAAAGGGAGGGCGCCGATTAATCCGCCAGCAGGTCCGGTTGGTCCGGTAGGCCCAGCGGGACCTGCTGGGCCTCTTCGTCCAACCCTTTGAATTATTTTTGGTTGTTTTTCTCCTTTTGCACAGGAGGGATCTCCTTGAGGTCTGTTTTGTTTTGAATGTTCTTGTTTGATATACGGACAGTCTCTTCTTTGAGGACGGTCATGACGTGATCTTTTGTAATGAGGCTCCTCATGATATTTACCGCAAAAGGGACATTTGTGATCGAATTGATTGTACAAATTGCCCATCTCCTAAAATTGATATTTCATTCTATGAGCAAATTTTTAAATTGGAAGTAAAACCTAGAAAATCATCATTTCGAAAATCATCGAATCAAATCATTTAAATGTTTTATGATTTTATGTTATGGTGTTGAAAGTATGAAACTAGTATGATTTTTGACAGAAATGGGGACATCATTTATGAGTCAATCAGTTTTAAAGCGCACAGCTTATTCCGTTTTAAATTTATCCTCTGTGACAGAAGGCGGTACCATTAAGGAATCTTTTGAACATAGTATGAATTTAGCAAAAAAGGCGGAGAAGTGGGGTTATCATAGATACTGGCTCGCAGAACACCATAATATGGAAGGTGTTGCAAGTTCAGCAACGTCCGTTTTAATAGGGTATATTGCTGGCGGAACCGAAAAAATTCGAGTAGGATCTGGCGGAATTATGCTGCCAAACCACTCTTCACTTGTTATTGCTGAACAATTCGGCACACTTGAGACATTATATCCGGGGAGAATTGATTTAGGTCTTGGAAGAGCACCAGGGACAGATCAGTTAACGGCAAGGGCACTTAGACGTAATCTTCATAATGGAGAAGATTTCCCTGAACAGCTAGAAGAACTTCGGCAATATTTCAAACCAACCGGACAGGTCAAAAAACATGTAAGAGCCGTTCCAGGAGAGGGACTAGACATTCCGATTTGGCTACTTGGTTCAAGTGGATTTAGCGCAAGACTTGCAGGAGAGCTTGGATTGCCATTTGCATTTGCGGCACATTTTTCACCTAAAAATACAATTCCTGCTTTAGAGCTGTATAGACAGTCATTTAGAACTTCTGATGTGTTAAAAGAGCCTTATGCCATGGTGGGGGTGACAGCTTTTGCTGCAGATCAAACAGAGCGAGCTGAATATTTGGCAACGTCTCATTATCAGCGGTTTTTAAGTCTCATTCGAAATACCCCGGGAAAACTCAAAGCGCCTGTCGACAGTATGGACGGTCTTTGGAGTCCATATGAAAAAGCGATGGTGGATGAACAATTAAGTTCGACAATGATCGGAGATAAGGAAAAGGTGAAAAGAGAATTGGAAGCCTTTGTTGAAGCCACTCAAGCAGACGAAGTGATGATTAATTCGGATATGTTTGATCATCAAGAAAGAATGCGTTCATATGAAATTATCGGCGAGATTTTCCAAGAGGCGCAAGAAAAATAAACATAAAAAAGAACTGCACAAAGCAGTTCTTTTTTTACTTATGCTTTTGTAAAAATACGAAATGGTTGTCCAATTGGTAGCACAGTACGACCGAAATGAGTATTGAGCACAACTGCTGCTGAACCATAAAATGAAAGCAGAGAAATGATCAATTCTGCAATACCGGCAATGGTATGAGTCACGTCGTACATCACACCAAACGAGCTTAGGGAAAGACCAAGGAATAAGCAATCAATAAAGACGAAAATCAAAAATAATACTTTATGAGTTTCCATTGCACCAATCGTCATAAACAAGCTGAAAATTAAATACCCGATAAACGCAAAACCTAGTTGTTTTGGATCTGCTGCTTCCGCAAGCGTTTTCCCAAAAACGCCCGCTTGAATGAGCCAAGTCGTTCCAACGCCCATCCAAAAGAGACCGAATGCGCCAAAGGCAGTGGCTCCAAAAATATTATGATGCTTTGAATCTTGTATGGACGCGATCAGTTGCGCGATGCCTCCAAGGAAGATAGCCCAAGGTAAAATAAGGGAAGTGCCATCTGTAATTCCTAGTTTTTGTGAGGACGCAACGAGCGTCACCATTGCTAAACCAAACAAACCAAGTGGTGTTGGGTCTGCAATTGATAATCGATAAGCTTGAACATTCTGTTTTTCCATAATGACCTCCTACAATTTGCACTTACAAAAGATACTCGAATTAGACCGAAACGTCAAGCTCTTTTTTAGTAGACACTTGCAACGTCTTCCAAATAAATCTATATTTAATACATATCAAATGTGATAGAAAAAGAGGGATAAAATTGAGTAAAGGCTTATCTGGAAAAACGATTGCCATTTGTGGAACGAGAAAAACAGAAGAAATGCGTACACTTGTCGAAAAGCAAGGGGGACAAGCTGTTATTCGTTCTCTTCAAGGAACCGTATTTTTAGCCAAAGAGGAGTTAAAGCCAGGCATTGAAACTTTTGTGAAAAAAGGTGCCGATTGGGTGGTTTTAACCACAGGTATCGGAACTGATACATTAATTGAGAGTGCAGAAGAGCTTGATTTAGGAGAAGAATTTATGCATATTCTATCAAATGCACAAATTGCTTCAAGAGGATACAAAACTTATGCTGCACTCAAAAAACGCGGAATTCAGCCAGACGTGTCTGATGAAGATGGGACAGTACGTGATCTGATCGCAAAGCTTGAAGGCAAAGAGTTTCAAGGCAAACGTGTCATGGTGCAGCTGCACGGGGAAAATGCTCCGGCCCTCATCCAGTTTTTACATGAAAAAGGGGCAGATGTATTGCCACTTTTACCTTATCAGCACACACCACCTGAACCAAAAGCCGCAGAAACATTGCTTCAAGAAATGAAAGACGGAAATGTCCACGCCGTCTGTTTTACAACCGCTGTTCAGGTACACGCCTTTTTCACGTTAGCAGCAAAATGGGGAAGAAAAGAAGAACTTCAAGCGCTATTTGAGCAGCACGTACTGGCAGTAGCTGTTGGAAAAGTCACAGCTGAAGCTTTAAAAGAAGAGGGCATTGACAGGATTCTTACCCCGTCACTTGAGAGAATGGGCGCAATGATTATGGAATTATCTCAATATATGAAAAAACAATCCTCACACTCATAGAAAAAACGCCTTTCACTCAGCCAGTGGAAGGCGTTTTTCATTAGATTGTCCGTTTTCGGTTCGTCCGAATTTTTTTTATGACGAAATAGAGAACGATCAAGACGATTGCAATGGCCATAATAGGAGTTGTATAAGCGTGAGCAACGCTTTGAATGTGATCCCACTTTGTCCCAAGCTGCATACCGAGATAGATAAATAAGATCGACCAAGGGATGGCTGCTAATCCTGTCAAGAGAACAAATTTCAAAAAAGGCATTTTGGCAATACCAGCTGGAATGGAGATGGCATGGCGGACAACAGGAATAAAACGCGCTGTAAACACCACACCGGTTCCATATCGATCAAACCAGCGCTCTGCAGTGGCGATATGATGTTCATGGATGAATAAGTATTTTCCGTACTTTGTTAAAAAAGGTCTTCCGCCATAAAGACCGATCCAGTATATAAAACACTGTGCGAGCGTACCCCCGATGACGCCAGCGATAACAGCTCCAACAAAACCGATTGTTCCTGTTGACACCATATATCCGCCATAAGCTAGTACAATTTCGCTCGGTATGATTTCAATCATCAGACCTAGAGCTACACCTACATAACCAAGGCTTGTCAGCCAGGTTAAAATTTCATTAAAAAAGGTTCCCATTCATTTCACGCTGCCTTTAAATACGAATTTTCTTCAAGCATCCTGATAAAAGCCTATGCTTGTTTTGCTTCTCTCATGAGTCTGCTTTTCTGTTTATCTCTTATGAAGGCTAAACCGAAAAACGCCCATCTAGCAAACTTTATCATACCATATTTGCTCACACCTAATGAATACTTGTTATGTGAAGAACTATCATGTACAGGCTGTGACCGTTTTTTCAACAAATCATGATATACTTTGTTAGATGAAACGAACGGGTGGTGCACAAACATGTATTTAACAATTGAAGAAACAGCTGAATACTTAGAAGTATCTGAGGCGTATATTGAGAAATTAATTCAGCAAAAAAAGATCCGTTTTGTATTTGACGGAGAATCATATCTCATTTATCAAGGACAGTTTCAAACGCATATAAAGCAGCTTGAACAATATAAAGAGCTCGTCCAAGAGATTTTAAATGAACCGATTCCTGAAGATCCAGATGTAAAGGACGAAGATTAGATTCAAAGGAAGTGAATGGAGTGGAAAATGCCGTCTTGTCTGAGCCTGTCAAAAGAACGCAATGAATGTGGTAGAAGATACGGATGAACCAACACAACCTTATCAATTATGCCAGCCGTATCACAAGAGACTACTCAACAATTCTTTACGACCGATTGAATGGTATCACTTAGCCGTTCTCCATTCTCCTAAACAATTTTTATTACATGATGACTTTTATGGAGAGGACGGACAGGCTTTCTTATCAGAGGGTGATGTTGTCCTTACAAAAGAAGATAAAGCCCCCACATTACAAGACGTTCGTCAAGATTTGGAGTCTTTATTAGACTTTTCAATCATGAGGTGGTTTCTTGAGGCTGATGTCATCGATGCGCTGAAACAGCATGATCAGCAAAGGATCTTAAACTCTGTTCAAAATCTTTTTAATGAGACTCAGCATATTGAAGTGAAATCACGTATGTTAGAAATCGCAGCTAATGTTTTAGATACATCTGCCACTGGGTGGGTGAGGGAACTTGTGAATCAGGCTGGCGGCCTTGAGCCATCCAACCTGGGATAGAAGGAAAACATGGCTAGACAAAGGAAGACCTTTCAGTTTAATTGCCCTTGAAACAATGGCACACTGTGCTAAAGGGAATAGACCAGTCCTTGTGGAACAATATTCTCCTAAAATCCTTCACACAGATAAAAGTGAAGTAGAGAACACTTTAAATGACTATCTTCAAAAAGATGGCGTTCCAAGAGTCAAAACGAACGTGTCTACCATATTGAACAATAAAGAAGATATTTTCGAATAATTTCCAACTCCTTTATTGACTGACACCAGTTTGCACAATATTCATATGGCATTTAATTTGTATATCCGCATCAGGATAGATTTTCTGCCATTTTTCTGGTGTCATGGCTTTGTCTTTTGATCGATACCTTAAACCTAGCCCAAGCGGATCAATAGGTTGCTTTTTAAAGGACTGAACTAGTTCTTGTCCTTGCTGAGCGACACGTTTTTCTACTTCTTTTTCGACTTGGTCCAATATATTCGGTTTATCAATTTTTTTGGACTTCATGAATTCTTTTAATTCGCCTTTCAGTTTAATATCAATCGTGATATGAGGCTTTTTTGTTAAATTATTCGTTGGTTTGATCTGATAGGACACATGTGATTTGATATTTTCAATGACGACATGGGTCTTATCATGATCAGCCATTTGAAACTCATAGATGCCATTTTGATGATTTTCAATCATCGCTTTAAATGTAAACGCATCTTCTCCAGGGATATGCCCCACCATTTTTTCATTATCAAACAGGGCGACTCCTGTGACTTTGATGGTATTGCTTGTTTTCTTGATGTAAGGAAGGTAAGCATCGACACCTTTTGCTAGCATCTGATTCATAAAAATATGTTGATTGGTGACAGGTTGATTGCCATTTCTCATATTTTGAGATAACAGATCAGAGAGATACACACCTATATTTAAGTTCGTTTGATTCATTTTTGTATATAACAAGTCTTCAACTTCTCCGCCTACAATCGCAAACACTTGGCGTGAACCAATGATAGGATCACGATAAATGTAATTCATTAAATCGATCATGCCGACATCCTTTGCTAATTTTTCACTCACTAAAATAACAAGCACCTGGCCCATGACCACTGGAAAAGGCGATTTTTCTGATACAAGAAACTGAATATTACTAATCGTGTTTGACCTCGCACTTAATATTTGATAATTTCCTTGTTCTTGACTTTTAAAGACAGGGAAGACAAAAAAACCCTTCATTTCTCCATCTTCGACCAAATCAAACCCTGCCGCCTGAGAGATATTTAATTCATCTAAAAGGCGTGGCTGTGCACAGCTAGTTAACAAAAGACTAAACAACATGAGACCTATGAGGATATACTGTTTCATGCTCGTTTTTTCACCCACCTTTTTTTCAGCAACAGCCCAATAACTATACAAATAATGAATCCATAGACAAGAAAGAAACCAGTATATTCCACCCATTGGTTAAAAGTTTCAAACGAGGTGGCGCCGACAAATAACGAAAACATGATCAGAATGAGGATGCTGAGCCCGATGAACGTAATGCGCTGACTCGTATGAAACACCTGTTTCGCCATTCGGCTCGCAGCCCATAGTGGAATTGCCATATTTGGAACGATTAAAAATAGCCAGAGAGACACTTCAATAAATTCAAAGCGCTGGATAAATGGCAGCTTCACAATGCTTGTTAACGTTAGCGTCGGCCATTTTGTTAATTTAAGCTGTGCACTTGAGTAATACGCAATGGAGACAAGAAAAGTGAGTAAGTTTAAGCATGTCGTGAATAATACCCCCATGTGAGCATATTTTTGAGACGTCTGCGCTTGTTTAATAAAGGGATAATAGACAAGCAGCGTGCCAAAACCAAACATGGATAAGGACGCATCTTTCACTCCGACTAGAAGCTGTGAAAATGTATGATCAAACATGGGGAACATGAAGCGAATGTGACTATACTTCATGACATAAAAACAAATAAACGTCATCCAGTACGTGAGTACGATGCTAAAAAATGCCCATCCAGCTATGGTTCTAAAGCCGCCCGTATGGATGTAATACAGAAGCAGCAATAGTACAGACGCAAACAATAGACCAGAAATTTCTTTAAACAACCATACATGAATTACGTCCATATAATGGATGAGAACGGTCAATGTCAAAGAAGCAAAATATAAAATATAGAGGATGTTGAATAATTGACCAATCCACTTGCCAAATACGTATTGCGTGATTTCACCAAATTCATCCGAAGGGGCCTTTTTGAACATCAAGTACATAAGAAAGATCATGACATTGACACTGATGCCAGAAATCACAATGGCGATCCATCCATCATTATTTATAGAACGAACAAGGTTTGTTTGAAAGTTTAGAATGCTGACACCTACTTGATTAGCATTAATGAGAAAAAACACGAAAAAAGGGGAAACTTGAAATTTCTCTTTTACAGAAGAAGAACTCATACTTTCACTTCCTTATTCATAAAAATCATTTTTCCCTTTTTTCCCTTGCTTAGGCTTTTGCCGATGAAGGATTTCATTTTCCGGACGTAAATTTTCCGGTCTTTTATTCAAAAAGCGGAGCTGAGGACGAATTAAACTGCCCTTTAAGTCCGTCAGTCGCAGCGGAAAAATTGGCTCTAGATACGGGCGTCCAATAGACGTTAATTTCATTAAATGGGTGAGAAGGAAAGATCCCATTACGGCAATGCCGAGTGCACCCCACACCTGAGCCGCAAGTAGAAACGGAAATCTCAGCAGCCGAATAGCACTGCCCATTTTGTAAATAGGGGTGACAAATGAGGCAAGAGCAGAAAGGGCAACAATAATGAGTAAAATATTACTTGTTAAGCCTGCTGCCACAGCAGCCTGTCCAATAACGATCCCTCCAACAATCCCGAGTGTCTGTCCGACTTTAGCTGGAAGCCTCGATCCAGCTTCTCTGAGTAATTCAATCGAAATCTCTAAAAATAGTGCCTCAATGATCGGAGGAAATGGAACAAGATAGCGAGAAGACACGATGGTTTCTAATAAATCCTTTGGAATCAGCTCATAATGAAACGTTAAAACGGCTACATATAAAGGTGTTGCAAAAATGGAAAATATCACAGCAAATATGCGTAACAGCCTAAAGCAAGAAGCTGCAATCCACGGCATATTGTAGTCTTCCATAGTGGAAAAATACTCAAGTAAAATCGTCGGAGCAAGCAAGACATGAGGCGATCCATCCACTAAAATGGCAATTTTCCCTTCTGATAATCCTGAAGATACGCGATCGGGCCTTTCTGTATTTAAAAACAACGGAAAGATCGTATTGGACACATCATAAAGCATTTGTGCAAGGTAATTTGCATCTAAAATTTGATCAAAATCAATATCTTCAATGCGCTGGAGAACGGTCTCAATGTTTTCCGGATTTGCAATCTCTTCAATATATAACACCGCTACTTTTGTTTGAGAAAGCGTGCCAACCGTCTTTTCCGACACTTTCAGGTTCGGGGTCGGCAGCCGCCTTCTGACCAAATTTAAATTGGTATCCAAAACTTCCACAAATGCTTCTTGTGCACTGATAATGCCAAATTCAATCTCAGGCGGACCT harbors:
- a CDS encoding LLM class flavin-dependent oxidoreductase → MSQSVLKRTAYSVLNLSSVTEGGTIKESFEHSMNLAKKAEKWGYHRYWLAEHHNMEGVASSATSVLIGYIAGGTEKIRVGSGGIMLPNHSSLVIAEQFGTLETLYPGRIDLGLGRAPGTDQLTARALRRNLHNGEDFPEQLEELRQYFKPTGQVKKHVRAVPGEGLDIPIWLLGSSGFSARLAGELGLPFAFAAHFSPKNTIPALELYRQSFRTSDVLKEPYAMVGVTAFAADQTERAEYLATSHYQRFLSLIRNTPGKLKAPVDSMDGLWSPYEKAMVDEQLSSTMIGDKEKVKRELEAFVEATQADEVMINSDMFDHQERMRSYEIIGEIFQEAQEK
- a CDS encoding acetate uptake transporter, producing the protein MEKQNVQAYRLSIADPTPLGLFGLAMVTLVASSQKLGITDGTSLILPWAIFLGGIAQLIASIQDSKHHNIFGATAFGAFGLFWMGVGTTWLIQAGVFGKTLAEAADPKQLGFAFIGYLIFSLFMTIGAMETHKVLFLIFVFIDCLFLGLSLSSFGVMYDVTHTIAGIAELIISLLSFYGSAAVVLNTHFGRTVLPIGQPFRIFTKA
- a CDS encoding uroporphyrinogen-III synthase translates to MSKGLSGKTIAICGTRKTEEMRTLVEKQGGQAVIRSLQGTVFLAKEELKPGIETFVKKGADWVVLTTGIGTDTLIESAEELDLGEEFMHILSNAQIASRGYKTYAALKKRGIQPDVSDEDGTVRDLIAKLEGKEFQGKRVMVQLHGENAPALIQFLHEKGADVLPLLPYQHTPPEPKAAETLLQEMKDGNVHAVCFTTAVQVHAFFTLAAKWGRKEELQALFEQHVLAVAVGKVTAEALKEEGIDRILTPSLERMGAMIMELSQYMKKQSSHS
- a CDS encoding DedA family protein, which codes for MGTFFNEILTWLTSLGYVGVALGLMIEIIPSEIVLAYGGYMVSTGTIGFVGAVIAGVIGGTLAQCFIYWIGLYGGRPFLTKYGKYLFIHEHHIATAERWFDRYGTGVVFTARFIPVVRHAISIPAGIAKMPFLKFVLLTGLAAIPWSILFIYLGMQLGTKWDHIQSVAHAYTTPIMAIAIVLIVLYFVIKKIRTNRKRTI
- a CDS encoding excisionase family DNA-binding protein, which produces MYLTIEETAEYLEVSEAYIEKLIQQKKIRFVFDGESYLIYQGQFQTHIKQLEQYKELVQEILNEPIPEDPDVKDED
- a CDS encoding Ger(x)C family spore germination protein yields the protein MKQYILIGLMLFSLLLTSCAQPRLLDELNISQAAGFDLVEDGEMKGFFVFPVFKSQEQGNYQILSARSNTISNIQFLVSEKSPFPVVMGQVLVILVSEKLAKDVGMIDLMNYIYRDPIIGSRQVFAIVGGEVEDLLYTKMNQTNLNIGVYLSDLLSQNMRNGNQPVTNQHIFMNQMLAKGVDAYLPYIKKTSNTIKVTGVALFDNEKMVGHIPGEDAFTFKAMIENHQNGIYEFQMADHDKTHVVIENIKSHVSYQIKPTNNLTKKPHITIDIKLKGELKEFMKSKKIDKPNILDQVEKEVEKRVAQQGQELVQSFKKQPIDPLGLGLRYRSKDKAMTPEKWQKIYPDADIQIKCHMNIVQTGVSQ
- a CDS encoding GerAB/ArcD/ProY family transporter, encoding MSSSSVKEKFQVSPFFVFFLINANQVGVSILNFQTNLVRSINNDGWIAIVISGISVNVMIFLMYLMFKKAPSDEFGEITQYVFGKWIGQLFNILYILYFASLTLTVLIHYMDVIHVWLFKEISGLLFASVLLLLLYYIHTGGFRTIAGWAFFSIVLTYWMTFICFYVMKYSHIRFMFPMFDHTFSQLLVGVKDASLSMFGFGTLLVYYPFIKQAQTSQKYAHMGVLFTTCLNLLTFLVSIAYYSSAQLKLTKWPTLTLTSIVKLPFIQRFEFIEVSLWLFLIVPNMAIPLWAASRMAKQVFHTSQRITFIGLSILILIMFSLFVGATSFETFNQWVEYTGFFLVYGFIICIVIGLLLKKRWVKKRA
- a CDS encoding spore germination protein, whose product is MLKKNKQQKDPNSVFEALSCSSDFTNELSRSEGFLYRISFFRSLINGHLLHEQILPYLKELHLTPTLEELKERIPIEQSIITTDLQEVEKALHRGNMAIRLETDWGKALLIPIEEKKGRQVGPPEIEFGIISAQEAFVEVLDTNLNLVRRRLPTPNLKVSEKTVGTLSQTKVAVLYIEEIANPENIETVLQRIEDIDFDQILDANYLAQMLYDVSNTIFPLFLNTERPDRVSSGLSEGKIAILVDGSPHVLLAPTILLEYFSTMEDYNMPWIAASCFRLLRIFAVIFSIFATPLYVAVLTFHYELIPKDLLETIVSSRYLVPFPPIIEALFLEISIELLREAGSRLPAKVGQTLGIVGGIVIGQAAVAAGLTSNILLIIVALSALASFVTPIYKMGSAIRLLRFPFLLAAQVWGALGIAVMGSFLLTHLMKLTSIGRPYLEPIFPLRLTDLKGSLIRPQLRFLNKRPENLRPENEILHRQKPKQGKKGKNDFYE